The following coding sequences lie in one Candidatus Eremiobacterota bacterium genomic window:
- a CDS encoding crossover junction endodeoxyribonuclease RuvC: MDPALRTTGYGAIERCNGRVRLIEAGLLVPRADGTFEARLRELHDGICDVIAQTEPQLIVIEELYTSYKNPRTAVIMGHARGVLCLAGAQAGVAVHSLGHARVKRALVGSGSARKDQVNAMVTQLLGLRQPPRPNDVSDALALALAFLNVVDRRSQLRVR; encoded by the coding sequence ATCGATCCCGCACTGCGCACGACCGGATACGGCGCGATCGAACGCTGCAACGGCCGCGTCCGCTTGATCGAAGCCGGCCTGTTGGTACCGCGTGCCGATGGCACCTTCGAAGCCCGATTGCGCGAGCTCCACGACGGCATCTGCGACGTCATCGCGCAGACTGAACCCCAGCTCATCGTCATCGAAGAACTCTATACCAGCTATAAGAATCCGCGCACGGCCGTCATCATGGGTCATGCCCGCGGGGTTCTCTGCCTAGCCGGTGCGCAAGCCGGCGTCGCGGTGCACTCCCTTGGGCACGCGCGGGTCAAACGCGCCTTGGTCGGCTCGGGCAGCGCGCGCAAGGATCAAGTCAACGCGATGGTCACGCAGTTATTGGGGTTGCGTCAGCCTCCCAGACCCAACGACGTTTCCGACGCGCTTGCGCTCGCGCTGGCCTTTCTCAACGTCGTCGATCGAAGATCGCAGCTGCGTGTTCGTTAG